The following coding sequences are from one uncultured Cohaesibacter sp. window:
- a CDS encoding sugar ABC transporter permease: MAESYQRSRWSNALFILPYMCVFLSLLVFPLVWGMWLSLNKTDLFGGARFIGLKNYERVFSDPVFGQAVWNTVIFVLVSVPTLVALGLFLALALNKTTKASSLLRGLFFSSTVLSVTIVTLIWRFVFIPGDGLLALVFDKMGWEQIGFLSTEGWSLFSVGVATVWWCLGLPMMLFLAALQQIPADLYEAAALDSASRWRVLTRITLPSIKSTIVMVAIVQIVMQFQLFGQAQLMTNGGPAGSSRPIVLYIFDTSFVRWDVGMGTAASEVLFLIILLAAMLQYWVTSRKEEA; the protein is encoded by the coding sequence ATGGCAGAATCCTACCAACGTTCGCGCTGGTCAAATGCCCTTTTCATCTTGCCTTATATGTGCGTTTTTCTAAGCCTTCTGGTGTTCCCTCTTGTGTGGGGCATGTGGCTTTCGCTCAATAAGACAGATCTCTTCGGCGGCGCCCGTTTCATTGGGCTGAAAAACTACGAGCGCGTTTTTAGCGATCCGGTTTTCGGGCAAGCGGTCTGGAATACCGTGATCTTCGTTTTGGTCTCGGTGCCGACATTGGTGGCTCTGGGCCTGTTTCTTGCCTTGGCGCTCAACAAGACCACAAAAGCCTCGTCTCTTCTACGCGGCTTGTTCTTCTCTTCCACCGTGCTTTCGGTCACCATCGTCACATTGATCTGGCGTTTTGTTTTCATCCCCGGCGACGGTTTACTGGCCTTGGTGTTTGACAAAATGGGGTGGGAGCAGATCGGCTTTCTGTCCACCGAGGGCTGGTCGCTCTTTTCAGTTGGGGTGGCGACAGTCTGGTGGTGCCTTGGCCTGCCAATGATGCTGTTTCTGGCCGCCTTGCAACAAATACCGGCGGATCTTTATGAAGCGGCCGCGCTCGATAGTGCCAGCCGTTGGCGGGTGTTGACGCGCATTACCCTGCCTTCGATCAAATCCACCATTGTCATGGTGGCCATTGTGCAGATCGTGATGCAATTCCAGCTGTTCGGTCAGGCTCAGTTGATGACAAACGGTGGTCCGGCTGGGTCTTCGCGCCCGATCGTTCTTTACATCTTTGATACCAGCTTTGTCCGCTGGGATGTTGGCATGGGTACTGCGGCATCCGAGGTCTTGTTCCTCATCATCCTGCTGGCTGCAATGCTGCAATATTGGGTAACTTCGCGCAAGGAGGAGGCTTGA
- a CDS encoding extracellular solute-binding protein, with amino-acid sequence MKSLLLATASVALLGMASMAQADTTIELQRFFGACDADYGSVTDVSKAVGECGIITSLVNKFQAENPDIKVNVTTVEWPGYNQLNAQLASNAAPDVVSVHYSAISDYSTRGLFMPLDELFASAGINPSDFSDAARGGATKDGKMYALPFDNWTMLFHVNMNMMKQAGLVNADGTPVLPTSVDEFFEQGKKFKDATGKPYLVQIYANETAAYMRIFYTLMMQQNYDFFKDPSKINLSGPEAKKAVEFMKKIHDEGLSTLDMDYSAVVSGFSSGEGGIEVNGTWLIGDLDAQSKEEGNALSGGYTVYPVPQFFSGKDATYVDGHGWAVPRGDRDDEKMAAIGKLFKFLEQNDFEWARTGHLPAVKTVFDMPEFKALPHRDKIVKISQIGQTLPDGVMRQFALQDIVGEELAAAINGNKPVDEALKRIEERVNDLLGNL; translated from the coding sequence ATGAAATCTTTACTATTGGCGACGGCGTCCGTAGCATTGCTCGGAATGGCCTCCATGGCTCAAGCGGATACCACAATCGAACTGCAACGCTTCTTCGGTGCATGTGATGCTGACTATGGCAGCGTGACCGATGTTTCCAAGGCTGTTGGCGAATGCGGCATCATCACGTCTCTGGTCAACAAGTTTCAGGCTGAAAATCCGGACATCAAAGTCAATGTCACTACGGTTGAATGGCCCGGCTATAACCAGCTCAACGCCCAGCTAGCTTCCAACGCCGCTCCGGATGTTGTGTCCGTTCACTATTCGGCAATTTCCGACTATTCCACCCGCGGTCTCTTCATGCCACTGGACGAGCTGTTCGCCTCCGCCGGTATCAATCCATCGGATTTCTCAGACGCAGCCCGTGGTGGCGCAACCAAAGACGGTAAGATGTACGCCTTGCCGTTCGATAACTGGACCATGCTCTTCCATGTCAATATGAACATGATGAAACAGGCTGGTTTGGTGAATGCAGACGGTACACCGGTATTGCCGACTTCTGTTGATGAATTCTTCGAACAGGGCAAGAAATTCAAGGACGCCACCGGCAAGCCTTATCTCGTACAGATCTATGCCAACGAAACCGCTGCCTACATGCGCATTTTCTACACACTGATGATGCAGCAGAATTATGACTTCTTCAAAGATCCGAGCAAGATCAATCTCTCTGGTCCGGAAGCCAAAAAAGCCGTCGAATTCATGAAGAAAATCCATGACGAAGGCCTTTCTACTCTGGATATGGACTATTCAGCAGTGGTTTCCGGCTTCTCGTCCGGTGAAGGTGGCATCGAAGTCAACGGCACCTGGCTGATTGGCGATCTGGATGCCCAGTCCAAGGAAGAAGGCAATGCCTTGTCGGGCGGTTATACGGTTTATCCTGTTCCGCAATTCTTCTCGGGCAAAGATGCAACCTATGTTGATGGCCATGGCTGGGCTGTGCCGCGCGGTGATCGTGACGACGAAAAAATGGCAGCTATCGGCAAGCTCTTCAAATTCCTTGAACAGAACGACTTCGAATGGGCTCGTACAGGTCACCTTCCTGCTGTGAAGACTGTGTTCGATATGCCTGAATTCAAGGCTCTGCCGCATCGCGACAAAATCGTCAAGATCTCCCAGATCGGTCAGACCTTGCCAGATGGTGTCATGCGTCAGTTTGCCTTGCAGGATATCGTCGGTGAAGAGCTGGCCGCTGCAATCAACGGCAACAAGCCAGTCGATGAAGCACTCAAGAGAATTGAAGAGCGCGTCAACGATCTGCTTGGCAACCTCTAA
- a CDS encoding carbohydrate ABC transporter permease, with protein MAGLINRNRSFSPSSLTANKTLFWCAAIFAIVMVAPVLWVLGLSFKDNTLLMRGSEAVFSAPYTVKNYTDLFHSSLVFRWFLNSMIVAVGQTIGVLTLASLAGYAFARLEFPFRKTIFVIVLFGLAVPEQAVIIARHQMFSWLHLHNSYLGLMLPGMSSAFGVYLMTQFFRAIPKEIDEAALLDNTSRFRIFWKVLLPLTMPAQATLGIFTFLLAWNDYWWPLISATKKDMYTLTIGIASSQRNFAQTEGLGFLAAQAVFASLPVIIVYIFFQRNIVTAVSGGAVK; from the coding sequence ATGGCTGGGTTGATAAATAGAAACAGAAGCTTCTCACCTTCAAGCCTTACCGCGAACAAGACACTATTCTGGTGTGCGGCAATCTTTGCCATCGTGATGGTCGCTCCGGTCTTGTGGGTGTTGGGCTTGTCCTTCAAGGACAATACGCTTTTGATGCGTGGGTCTGAGGCTGTATTTTCTGCGCCTTACACAGTGAAGAATTACACGGACCTTTTTCACTCAAGTCTCGTCTTTCGCTGGTTCCTCAACTCGATGATTGTTGCCGTGGGGCAAACCATCGGCGTTCTGACTTTAGCGTCTCTGGCTGGCTATGCCTTTGCGCGACTGGAATTTCCGTTCCGCAAGACGATTTTTGTCATCGTGCTGTTTGGTTTGGCCGTACCCGAGCAAGCCGTCATTATTGCCCGCCACCAGATGTTCAGCTGGTTGCATCTGCACAATAGCTATCTGGGTCTGATGCTGCCGGGCATGTCGTCAGCCTTTGGCGTTTATCTGATGACACAGTTCTTCAGAGCTATTCCCAAAGAGATCGACGAAGCGGCGCTGCTTGATAATACCTCGCGCTTCCGCATTTTCTGGAAGGTTCTACTGCCGCTTACGATGCCTGCACAGGCAACTTTGGGCATTTTTACCTTCCTGCTCGCATGGAACGACTATTGGTGGCCGCTGATTTCTGCGACCAAAAAGGACATGTATACGCTGACCATCGGGATAGCATCATCACAGCGAAACTTCGCACAGACCGAGGGGCTTGGTTTTCTGGCCGCGCAAGCCGTGTTCGCCTCGCTGCCGGTCATCATTGTCTATATCTTTTTCCAGCGGAATATTGTGACCGCTGTTTCGGGAGGGGCCGTCAAGTAG
- a CDS encoding tripartite tricarboxylate transporter TctB family protein has product MSDRIFGAVGLLLAALFAYSSLIIEESFLSDAVGPKAFPLIIAAILAISSLAIILKPDAAPKWPALPRFVELVGAIVVMVLYAEFLPIIGFVIATAVASTYLTWRLGTSAIQSVVVGISISLGIYVIFHLLFGLSLAKGPLGF; this is encoded by the coding sequence ATGAGTGATCGTATCTTCGGAGCTGTTGGGCTCCTTCTAGCTGCACTCTTTGCCTATTCGTCCTTGATAATCGAAGAGAGTTTTCTCTCAGATGCTGTTGGCCCCAAAGCCTTCCCTTTGATTATCGCAGCGATTTTGGCAATCTCATCATTGGCAATCATTCTGAAACCAGATGCTGCGCCCAAATGGCCTGCTTTGCCCAGGTTCGTTGAGCTTGTTGGCGCGATTGTCGTGATGGTTCTCTATGCCGAGTTTCTTCCGATCATCGGCTTTGTCATTGCCACCGCCGTAGCTTCCACCTATCTGACCTGGCGTCTAGGCACATCTGCCATTCAGTCCGTCGTGGTCGGTATTTCCATTTCCCTTGGCATCTACGTCATTTTCCACCTTCTCTTTGGCCTGTCTTTGGCCAAGGGTCCGCTTGGTTTCTAG
- a CDS encoding tripartite tricarboxylate transporter permease, whose amino-acid sequence METLSSLGDGFLIAMTFQNLILALLGCFLGTIMGALPGLGPSNGVAILIPLAFSLGLGATPSLILLTSVYYGAMYGGRISSILLNIPGDAPALMTCLDGYPMAQNGRGGEALALSGFASFIGSFLATWGLVLLAPQLVKIALAFGPAEYFALFALAFATLGGVSSNNQAKSAFAAMVGLGLAMVGVDTQTGVPRFTFGIVHFYDGIDFLVAIVGLFAISEVFIFIENRHGSADAEGKKVELGRLTPSMKTFWGSFPSILRTSLVGFIAGVLPGAGASLGSFISYSMEKRLLDKNGTFGKGDPRGVAAPEAGNNAAAGGALVPMLALGVPGSGTTAVLLAVLLALNITPGPLLFANNPDVVWGLIAALFIGNFILLLLNIPFVGIFIRVLLVPPRILMPIVAMVSFVGIYGIAGSSFDLLIMVAFGVVGWLFRKMDVPLVPVILGVLLGNNMESNLRRAITISDGDWSVLFQSPLSICLWAISIIGFVLPIFVSRFMPKKPKPVSVDAEEEVSN is encoded by the coding sequence ATGGAAACTCTTTCGTCTCTTGGTGACGGCTTTCTGATTGCGATGACGTTTCAGAATCTCATTCTCGCTCTGCTTGGATGTTTTCTGGGAACCATCATGGGCGCATTGCCCGGCCTTGGGCCTTCAAACGGGGTTGCAATTCTTATCCCGCTGGCCTTCTCGCTGGGGCTTGGTGCGACGCCATCTCTCATCCTGCTGACATCTGTTTATTACGGTGCCATGTATGGTGGCCGTATTTCATCAATTCTTCTGAACATTCCGGGCGATGCTCCGGCCTTGATGACCTGTCTTGATGGCTATCCAATGGCCCAGAACGGACGAGGCGGCGAGGCGTTGGCACTCTCCGGTTTTGCGTCCTTCATCGGGTCATTTCTTGCCACTTGGGGGCTGGTGTTGCTGGCTCCTCAGCTGGTCAAGATCGCCTTGGCCTTTGGTCCTGCCGAATATTTTGCTCTCTTTGCCTTGGCTTTTGCCACATTGGGAGGGGTGTCTTCGAACAATCAGGCAAAGTCTGCCTTTGCTGCGATGGTCGGGCTTGGTCTCGCCATGGTCGGGGTCGATACCCAAACCGGCGTACCACGCTTCACTTTCGGGATCGTTCATTTCTATGATGGTATCGACTTTCTTGTTGCCATCGTTGGCTTGTTCGCGATCTCGGAGGTTTTCATCTTTATCGAAAACCGTCATGGCAGCGCTGATGCCGAAGGAAAAAAAGTCGAACTTGGTCGTTTGACGCCAAGCATGAAAACATTCTGGGGCAGCTTTCCGTCTATTCTCAGAACCAGTTTGGTCGGTTTCATTGCGGGTGTTTTGCCCGGTGCCGGTGCATCTCTGGGGTCTTTCATCTCCTATTCGATGGAAAAGCGCTTGCTGGACAAGAATGGCACCTTCGGTAAGGGCGATCCTCGCGGTGTGGCTGCTCCGGAAGCGGGCAACAACGCCGCTGCCGGTGGCGCTTTGGTGCCAATGCTTGCGCTTGGTGTTCCCGGTTCTGGTACCACGGCTGTGTTGCTGGCTGTTCTTCTGGCCCTCAACATTACTCCCGGACCGTTGCTCTTTGCCAATAATCCGGACGTGGTCTGGGGCCTGATTGCAGCCCTCTTCATCGGCAACTTCATTCTGCTGCTGCTTAACATTCCATTCGTTGGCATCTTCATTCGGGTGCTGCTGGTGCCGCCTCGCATTCTGATGCCGATCGTGGCAATGGTCAGCTTCGTCGGGATTTACGGCATTGCCGGTTCCAGCTTTGATCTGTTGATAATGGTTGCCTTTGGTGTGGTTGGCTGGCTGTTCAGAAAAATGGATGTGCCGCTTGTACCGGTTATTCTTGGTGTGCTGTTGGGCAACAACATGGAGAGCAATTTGCGCCGTGCGATTACCATCTCAGATGGTGACTGGTCGGTCCTTTTCCAAAGCCCTCTGTCTATTTGCCTTTGGGCCATTTCGATCATCGGATTTGTTCTTCCGATTTTCGTAAGTCGCTTCATGCCTAAAAAGCCAAAGCCGGTTTCAGTCGATGCGGAAGAGGAAGTATCGAACTGA
- the citC gene encoding [citrate (pro-3S)-lyase] ligase: MSDELEFLTVEPAYDPAARKEIVDLLARCGLDYEKHIEFFVTARKEGKLVACAGFEKGIIKDVAICQTLRGSSISLRLVSEVTYLAHSQGYQILFVYTEPHNADFFLGCGFYRLVEVPGQTVLLENSPVGIKNYCAGLAKMQVEGDKIGCVVANANPFTLGHLYLIQEAAKRCDWLHLFIVKEDASLFSYHDRFELAKQMTKDIPNLTLHEGSIYMVSRATFPAYFFKDKGMVGQCRTAVDLLLFRKYIAPALGITHRFVGTEPFCDTTRKYNQDMKFWLQEPSSIAHTVKVVELERTKRIGIAVSASEVRRLLAARNFDKIKEFVPKPTFDLIMNKYAQRF; this comes from the coding sequence GTGAGCGACGAATTGGAATTCTTGACGGTGGAACCGGCCTACGACCCTGCTGCTCGCAAGGAGATCGTCGATCTTCTAGCCAGATGTGGGCTCGACTATGAGAAGCACATAGAATTCTTTGTGACCGCGCGCAAAGAAGGCAAGCTGGTCGCTTGTGCTGGCTTTGAGAAGGGCATCATCAAGGATGTGGCTATTTGCCAGACCCTGAGGGGCAGTTCAATCAGCCTGCGCCTGGTTAGCGAGGTCACTTATCTCGCGCACAGTCAGGGTTATCAGATCCTTTTTGTTTACACCGAGCCGCATAATGCGGATTTCTTTTTGGGTTGCGGCTTCTATCGCCTGGTCGAAGTGCCCGGACAAACAGTTCTTCTCGAAAATAGTCCGGTTGGCATCAAGAACTATTGCGCAGGCCTCGCCAAGATGCAGGTCGAAGGCGACAAGATCGGCTGTGTGGTTGCCAACGCAAATCCTTTCACGCTGGGCCATCTTTATCTCATTCAGGAAGCTGCCAAAAGGTGCGACTGGCTACACCTGTTCATCGTCAAGGAAGACGCGTCTTTGTTTTCCTATCATGACCGCTTTGAGCTGGCCAAGCAGATGACAAAGGACATTCCCAACTTGACGCTGCATGAAGGGTCCATCTACATGGTATCTCGTGCCACATTCCCTGCCTATTTCTTCAAGGATAAGGGCATGGTTGGCCAGTGTCGCACAGCGGTGGATCTGCTTTTGTTCCGAAAATATATCGCCCCAGCGCTCGGGATTACCCATCGCTTTGTTGGCACCGAGCCCTTTTGCGATACCACGCGCAAATATAATCAGGACATGAAATTCTGGCTGCAGGAACCCAGCTCCATTGCTCACACCGTCAAGGTGGTTGAACTGGAGCGCACCAAGCGTATCGGTATTGCCGTTTCGGCTTCGGAAGTTCGGCGCCTGCTGGCAGCCAGGAATTTTGACAAGATCAAGGAATTTGTCCCAAAGCCAACCTTCGATCTCATCATGAACAAATATGCCCAAAGGTTTTGA
- the citE gene encoding citrate (pro-3S)-lyase subunit beta has translation MTLRRSMLFIPGSNAAMISTAFVFKPDSVMFDLEDAVSLREKDAARLLVYHTLKSSLYEGIERVVRINPLSTPFGKDDLEAAVRGGADVIRLPKTETADDVKELETCVEELERKCGREVGSTLLMAAIESASGVINAVAIANASKRLMGIALAGFDYVVDMQTERGDGSELFYARCAVLHAARAAKIDAFDVVYSDINNEEGFLKEVDVIKRLGFNGKSLINPRQIELLHNAYAPTQEDVDYANRVVAAAKKAEAEGLGVISLNGKMIDAPIVDSAKRTLSRAQASGVRR, from the coding sequence ATGACTTTGCGTCGTTCCATGTTGTTCATCCCCGGCTCAAACGCTGCCATGATATCGACCGCTTTCGTATTCAAGCCGGATTCGGTCATGTTTGATCTGGAGGATGCTGTTTCCTTGCGCGAAAAGGATGCCGCCCGTCTTCTGGTTTATCACACGCTGAAATCTTCGCTTTATGAAGGAATAGAGCGGGTCGTGCGCATCAATCCGCTGTCCACGCCTTTCGGCAAGGATGATCTCGAGGCCGCTGTACGAGGCGGCGCCGACGTCATTCGTCTGCCCAAGACAGAGACCGCTGATGATGTAAAGGAACTGGAAACTTGTGTTGAAGAACTAGAGCGCAAGTGCGGCCGCGAGGTTGGCTCCACGTTGCTCATGGCGGCCATTGAATCCGCATCCGGTGTCATCAATGCCGTAGCCATTGCCAACGCTTCCAAACGACTGATGGGCATAGCCCTTGCCGGTTTCGACTATGTGGTCGATATGCAAACCGAGCGTGGCGATGGCTCCGAGCTGTTTTATGCTCGCTGCGCGGTGTTGCATGCTGCCCGTGCCGCCAAGATCGACGCCTTCGATGTGGTCTATTCAGACATCAACAATGAGGAAGGCTTCCTCAAGGAAGTGGATGTCATCAAGCGGCTTGGCTTTAACGGCAAGTCACTGATCAACCCGCGCCAGATCGAGCTGCTGCACAATGCCTATGCACCAACGCAGGAAGATGTCGACTATGCCAACCGTGTGGTTGCGGCCGCAAAAAAAGCCGAAGCCGAAGGGCTGGGCGTCATCTCGCTCAACGGCAAAATGATCGACGCACCAATCGTGGACAGCGCCAAGCGGACCCTGAGCCGGGCTCAGGCATCCGGTGTCAGACGATAG
- a CDS encoding tripartite tricarboxylate transporter substrate-binding protein yields MISKVVRAAMAVAAMSLAPVAAQAFEPENPECIAPANPGGGWDFTCRQVGKTLQDLGLITSTMQVSNLAGGGGGVAYAAVVNKRGDDNDLIVAASSATATRLAQGAYPGNTMDQVRWVGAIGADYGVIAVAAKSPIKDLKELMAQLKDKPSSIAIAGGSAVGGWDHLKVLIAANAAGISDVRKVKYIAFNGGGEAVTQLLAGSVQAFSGDISEAKGFVDSGDIRVVAVLSPDRLEGEYASFPTAKEQGIDAIGANWRGFYAPKNMTDDAYNFWVSKIDELYDTPEWKAVMKNNGLAPLDLQGAEFENFVGESVAKIQQISRDIGIIK; encoded by the coding sequence ATGATTTCCAAAGTTGTCCGTGCGGCAATGGCTGTTGCTGCCATGTCGTTGGCCCCTGTTGCCGCTCAGGCATTTGAACCCGAAAATCCAGAATGTATCGCTCCTGCCAACCCGGGTGGTGGCTGGGACTTTACCTGCCGTCAGGTTGGCAAAACCCTTCAGGACCTCGGCCTTATTACGTCTACCATGCAGGTTTCAAACCTTGCTGGTGGCGGCGGTGGCGTTGCTTATGCAGCTGTCGTGAACAAGCGCGGCGATGACAATGATCTTATTGTTGCAGCTTCGTCAGCAACAGCCACACGTCTTGCTCAGGGTGCATATCCGGGCAACACCATGGATCAGGTTCGCTGGGTCGGTGCCATCGGCGCAGATTATGGCGTGATCGCCGTTGCAGCCAAAAGCCCGATCAAGGACCTCAAGGAGCTGATGGCTCAGTTGAAAGACAAACCGAGCTCCATCGCCATTGCCGGAGGCTCCGCTGTTGGTGGGTGGGACCATCTGAAGGTGCTTATTGCTGCAAACGCAGCAGGTATCAGTGATGTTCGTAAAGTGAAATATATCGCCTTCAATGGTGGTGGCGAAGCTGTTACCCAGCTTTTGGCCGGATCCGTTCAGGCATTCTCTGGTGACATCTCCGAAGCCAAAGGCTTTGTAGACTCCGGCGACATCCGCGTGGTTGCCGTTCTTTCTCCAGATCGCCTTGAAGGTGAATATGCATCATTCCCAACAGCCAAAGAGCAGGGCATTGATGCAATCGGCGCAAACTGGCGCGGTTTCTATGCTCCAAAGAATATGACCGACGATGCCTATAACTTCTGGGTATCCAAGATCGACGAACTCTATGATACGCCAGAATGGAAAGCCGTTATGAAAAACAACGGTTTGGCTCCCCTCGATCTGCAGGGTGCAGAATTCGAGAACTTCGTAGGGGAATCCGTCGCCAAGATCCAGCAGATCTCTCGCGACATCGGCATTATCAAATAA
- the citD gene encoding citrate lyase acyl carrier protein has protein sequence MQITQEALAGTLESSDLFVRVSPSEGPVELILNSEVQNQFGDQIRKVVGETLQKLGVSEGATIIIEDKGALDCVIEARLEAAILRAAGEKSVDWEALS, from the coding sequence ATGCAGATCACACAGGAGGCGTTGGCGGGAACACTCGAATCGAGCGATCTCTTCGTCAGGGTCTCGCCATCTGAAGGTCCGGTCGAACTGATCCTGAACAGCGAAGTTCAGAATCAATTCGGAGACCAGATTCGCAAGGTCGTGGGAGAGACCTTGCAGAAATTGGGCGTATCTGAAGGAGCGACCATCATCATCGAGGACAAAGGTGCCCTGGATTGCGTCATCGAGGCGCGTCTGGAAGCCGCAATCCTTCGGGCCGCCGGAGAAAAATCGGTTGATTGGGAGGCTCTGTCATGA
- the citF gene encoding citrate lyase subunit alpha gives MDKNNQSAPGRGEKVAEPELFQGFAAKIPYLADPVAKLDRKLVDTVQEAVRRVGLKDGMTISFHHAYREGDKVINMVVQILADMGFKDLTLASSSLVSANAPLIEHIKNGVIRKIYTSGMRGKLADAISHGLMEEPITVHSHGGRCALIETGEINIDVAFIGVSACDAYGNANGFSGRSRCGSLGYAMVDAYFAKNVIMLTEEIVEYPNAPASIRQDQVDWIVLVDEVGDPAKISVGAARATTNPRELLIARLSAEVMEYGGYFKDGFSMQTGTGGSSTATVRFLEDRMRHLDIKAAWALGGQTGGMVDLHNKGLIGTLLDTQSFDTVAARSLETSPNHVEISAHYYASPMSKGAVVDRLDMVILSALEIDLDFNVNVLTGSDGVMRGASGGHCDTAAGAKLSIVAAPLIRSRIPTVVKNVTTRVTPGETVGVLVTDHGIAVNPNRPDVAERLKAANLPVRSIEELYQRAISITGEPKPIEFLDKVVGVVRYRDGTVIDTVRQVAK, from the coding sequence ATGGACAAGAACAATCAATCGGCTCCGGGGAGGGGCGAGAAGGTGGCTGAACCAGAACTGTTTCAGGGCTTTGCAGCAAAAATCCCATATCTGGCCGATCCGGTCGCCAAGCTCGATCGTAAACTGGTCGACACGGTGCAAGAGGCCGTTCGTCGCGTCGGGCTCAAGGATGGCATGACCATTTCCTTCCACCACGCCTATCGCGAAGGGGACAAGGTCATCAATATGGTCGTGCAGATTCTGGCCGATATGGGCTTCAAGGATCTGACGCTAGCCTCTTCGTCCCTGGTCTCAGCCAACGCCCCTTTGATCGAGCATATCAAGAATGGCGTGATCCGGAAGATCTACACCTCCGGCATGCGAGGCAAGCTGGCCGATGCCATTTCCCACGGTCTGATGGAAGAACCGATCACCGTGCATTCTCACGGCGGCCGCTGTGCGCTCATTGAAACCGGTGAAATCAACATTGACGTCGCCTTTATCGGCGTTTCGGCCTGCGATGCTTACGGCAATGCCAACGGTTTCTCCGGTCGCTCCCGCTGTGGCTCCCTCGGCTATGCAATGGTGGATGCTTATTTCGCCAAGAACGTGATCATGCTCACCGAGGAAATCGTTGAATATCCGAATGCGCCCGCCAGTATCCGGCAAGATCAGGTGGACTGGATCGTGCTGGTGGATGAAGTCGGCGATCCGGCCAAAATTTCCGTCGGTGCTGCCCGTGCAACAACCAACCCGCGCGAGTTGCTGATTGCCCGTTTGTCGGCTGAAGTCATGGAATATGGCGGTTATTTCAAGGATGGCTTCTCCATGCAGACCGGTACAGGCGGTTCGTCTACGGCGACGGTGCGTTTTCTTGAAGATCGCATGCGTCATCTGGACATCAAGGCAGCCTGGGCGCTGGGTGGACAGACCGGAGGCATGGTAGACCTGCACAACAAGGGGCTTATCGGAACATTGCTCGATACCCAGAGCTTTGATACAGTCGCTGCTCGCTCGTTGGAAACCTCGCCAAACCACGTTGAAATTTCGGCTCACTATTATGCGAGTCCGATGTCAAAAGGCGCTGTGGTTGACCGGCTCGACATGGTCATCCTTTCGGCACTGGAGATCGACCTTGATTTCAATGTCAATGTGCTGACCGGTTCTGATGGCGTCATGCGCGGCGCGTCCGGTGGGCACTGCGATACGGCAGCAGGAGCAAAGCTTTCTATCGTGGCCGCTCCCCTTATTCGCTCGCGCATTCCAACCGTTGTGAAAAATGTCACCACGCGCGTTACCCCGGGTGAAACTGTAGGCGTGCTGGTTACCGATCATGGCATCGCCGTCAATCCCAACCGGCCCGACGTTGCCGAGCGTTTAAAAGCAGCCAATCTGCCAGTTCGCTCCATTGAGGAGCTATACCAGAGGGCAATTTCGATCACCGGAGAGCCGAAGCCAATCGAATTTCTGGACAAGGTGGTGGGTGTCGTGCGTTATCGTGACGGTACGGTGATTGATACCGTGCGTCAGGTTGCCAAA